The following proteins come from a genomic window of Nostoc sp. ATCC 53789:
- a CDS encoding glycosyltransferase family 1 protein: MPILANLSFAPAQPTGWLSYSLNLLKELKNLDIDVLSPIEISGIKCHRSPSGMTTDFGMKGNLKRLLWTQLKLPSLYKQMKSTLLFSPIPEAPLFSSCPYVVTVHDLIPLRFPQWFSITQRLYCSYYIRAVIQQSKHVICNSMATAQDLNSFLGVSEEKITAIPLAYDIKNFLCLDLSTQNYFLYLGRHNPYKNPERLITAFAALPNYKDYELWLAGPTDARYTPSLIAQVAELGITNQVKFLDYIPYSELPKIINEAIALVFPSLWEGFGLPILEAMACGTPVITSNLSSLPEVAGDAAILIDPYNTGEITEAMQAIATDSGLRSHLSSQGITHSQQFSWEKTGKATVEVLSRYM, encoded by the coding sequence ATGCCCATACTGGCAAATCTATCTTTCGCTCCGGCACAGCCGACAGGTTGGTTAAGTTATAGCTTGAATTTATTAAAAGAACTAAAAAATTTAGATATTGATGTATTAAGTCCAATAGAAATTTCTGGAATTAAATGTCATCGATCACCATCAGGTATGACAACAGATTTTGGTATGAAAGGGAACTTAAAGCGTCTGCTATGGACACAATTAAAACTGCCAAGTCTTTATAAACAGATGAAGTCTACATTATTATTTTCTCCGATCCCAGAGGCTCCTTTATTTTCTTCCTGCCCTTATGTTGTTACTGTTCATGATTTAATTCCTTTAAGATTTCCACAATGGTTTTCCATAACACAGCGACTTTATTGTAGTTATTATATTCGTGCTGTAATACAACAATCAAAACACGTTATTTGTAATTCAATGGCAACGGCTCAGGATTTAAACAGTTTTTTGGGAGTTTCTGAAGAAAAAATCACTGCGATTCCACTAGCGTATGATATAAAGAATTTTCTTTGCTTGGATTTATCCACACAAAACTATTTCCTTTATTTGGGACGGCATAATCCTTACAAAAATCCTGAACGTTTAATTACCGCCTTTGCCGCACTGCCTAATTACAAAGATTACGAATTGTGGTTAGCAGGGCCGACTGACGCACGTTACACCCCAAGTTTAATAGCGCAAGTTGCAGAACTAGGTATAACTAATCAAGTGAAGTTCCTAGATTATATACCTTACAGCGAATTACCAAAAATCATCAATGAAGCGATCGCTCTGGTTTTCCCCAGTCTCTGGGAAGGCTTTGGTTTACCTATCCTCGAAGCAATGGCTTGTGGTACTCCCGTCATTACCTCCAATCTCTCCTCCTTACCAGAAGTGGCTGGAGACGCGGCGATTCTGATTGATCCATACAACACTGGAGAAATTACAGAGGCGATGCAGGCGATCGCAACTGATTCGGGTTTGCGATCGCACCTTTCTAGCCAGGGTATCACTCATTCCCAACAATTCAGTTGGGAAAAAACAGGAAAAGCAACCGTCGAAGTGTTATCCCGGTACATGTAA
- a CDS encoding NAD-dependent epimerase/dehydratase family protein, which produces MPTVLITGSSGLIGSESVHFFVQNGFHVVGIDNNMRAVFFGESASTDWNRRILEDKYSDSYHHYDIDIRDRSAVENLFQEYSSDISLIIHTAAQPSHDWAAKDPHTDFTVNANGTLVLLEATRQYCRDAIFIFTSTNKVYGDTPNYLPLQELETRWEIEPNHQYIKGIDESMTIDNSKHSLFGASKIAADILVQEYGKYFGMKTATFRGGCLTGPNHCGAQLHGFLAYLMKCTITGETYTIFGYQGKQVRDNIHSYDLVNAFYYFYQNPRCGEVYNIGGSRHSNCSMLEAISICENIVGKKLKYIYTDENRSGDHIWYISDVRKFRSHYPIWEYKYNLQQILEEIYYAQAFRKTN; this is translated from the coding sequence ATGCCCACCGTTTTAATTACTGGTTCCTCTGGTCTAATAGGTTCAGAATCAGTTCATTTCTTTGTCCAAAACGGTTTTCACGTTGTGGGTATCGATAATAATATGCGAGCGGTATTTTTTGGTGAATCTGCTTCCACAGACTGGAATCGTCGTATCCTAGAAGATAAATATAGTGATAGCTATCATCACTATGACATTGATATCCGCGATCGCTCGGCAGTAGAAAACCTATTTCAAGAATATTCCTCTGATATTTCTCTTATTATTCATACAGCAGCACAACCATCTCATGACTGGGCAGCAAAAGACCCTCATACAGACTTTACGGTTAATGCCAACGGTACTTTAGTATTACTAGAAGCAACTCGGCAATACTGCCGTGATGCAATTTTTATATTTACCTCAACCAATAAAGTCTATGGCGATACTCCTAATTATCTACCCTTGCAGGAGTTAGAGACTCGCTGGGAGATTGAACCAAATCATCAATATATAAAAGGCATTGATGAGTCAATGACAATTGACAACTCCAAACATTCTCTATTTGGCGCTTCTAAAATTGCCGCAGATATACTAGTTCAAGAATATGGTAAATACTTCGGTATGAAGACTGCTACCTTTAGAGGAGGTTGTCTGACTGGACCAAACCATTGTGGCGCTCAGTTGCACGGTTTTCTAGCGTACTTAATGAAATGTACTATCACTGGTGAAACTTACACTATATTTGGCTATCAAGGCAAACAGGTTAGAGATAATATACATAGTTATGATTTAGTCAATGCCTTTTACTATTTTTATCAAAATCCTAGATGTGGAGAGGTTTATAATATTGGGGGTTCTCGGCATAGTAATTGTTCTATGTTAGAAGCAATCTCAATTTGCGAAAACATCGTAGGTAAAAAGCTGAAATACATCTATACAGATGAGAACCGCTCTGGCGATCATATCTGGTATATTTCAGATGTAAGAAAGTTCCGCTCTCACTATCCAATATGGGAATACAAGTATAATCTTCAACAGATTCTAGAGGAGATTTATTATGCCCAAGCATTTAGGAAAACAAACTAA
- a CDS encoding glycosyltransferase family 2 protein: protein MQAQEKIGIVLATYNPQLEYFQKQIQSIQNQTWYNWVCHIVDDCSQSESQTAMQEIVGNDSRFIFHFHSDNLKHYYNFERGLEYCIQDHTVTAISFSDQDDIWQPEKLEVLLKTLRAEHALLVHSDLELINSYDQTINLSTWDFEGRNPEKTTVELLLLRNVVTGCSLLFSSSLVPSILPFPQQDEIGWHHDWWVALVAIQKGKIAHIRQPLVRYRLHSCNAVGAMQNAGNFYTEFMLWFSKKSKITGKSYIVHSKLSKVFQARFYQQFNSNWYNPFDERRLDFGLGILKLCYQSLKAGYHSEGIALRILIFKILFDIQRVQNYIFKVLPRFKMKKSNIPKK from the coding sequence ATGCAGGCTCAAGAAAAAATCGGTATTGTTTTAGCGACCTATAATCCTCAGCTTGAATATTTTCAGAAACAGATCCAGTCCATTCAAAATCAGACTTGGTATAATTGGGTTTGTCATATTGTTGATGACTGCTCGCAATCTGAATCTCAAACTGCAATGCAAGAAATTGTTGGCAATGATTCACGGTTTATTTTTCATTTTCATAGCGATAATCTTAAACATTACTATAATTTTGAAAGGGGTTTGGAATACTGTATTCAAGACCACACAGTTACAGCCATAAGCTTCTCCGACCAAGATGATATTTGGCAACCAGAAAAGCTAGAAGTATTGCTAAAAACTTTACGCGCTGAACACGCATTATTGGTTCATTCTGATTTGGAGTTAATAAACAGTTATGACCAAACTATCAATCTTTCTACTTGGGATTTTGAAGGACGTAATCCCGAAAAAACCACGGTAGAATTGTTACTACTTCGTAATGTCGTGACAGGATGCTCTTTGTTATTTTCTAGTTCTCTAGTTCCTTCTATTCTACCTTTTCCCCAACAAGATGAAATTGGTTGGCATCATGATTGGTGGGTAGCATTGGTTGCAATTCAAAAAGGTAAAATTGCTCATATTCGCCAACCATTAGTCCGCTATAGGCTTCATAGTTGCAATGCAGTAGGAGCAATGCAAAATGCTGGTAATTTTTACACTGAATTTATGCTCTGGTTCAGTAAAAAATCTAAAATTACAGGTAAAAGCTATATAGTTCACTCTAAGTTGAGTAAAGTATTTCAAGCTAGATTTTACCAACAATTCAATTCAAACTGGTATAATCCCTTTGACGAGCGCCGCTTAGATTTTGGTTTGGGTATTCTTAAGCTTTGTTACCAAAGTTTAAAAGCTGGATATCATTCTGAAGGTATAGCACTACGAATTTTGATTTTTAAAATTTTATTCGATATTCAACGAGTTCAAAATTATATCTTCAAGGTGTTGCCCAGATTTAAAATGAAGAAGAGCAATATCCCAAAAAAATGA
- a CDS encoding glycosyltransferase: MLKKMFRSKILKFLLGGGLAAALNLALIYLIIEKLGFNTPFLRNIANVISIEISLIFSFFIYRTWVWTGGIWNIREVFLRQLPLYHVSAGVAVITRIFFIFPILDWLRINYAINTLIGALLSASINYLISDRFVFKTPIAKNYKNSQAEKISVTYYPESLAPALSVNSSFRKDESITIDTSKSVKTLSIVIPAYNEEDCIVQTVDTISKVLEQEKIDYEILVVNDNSKDKTEELLQQMNFQNNKLRYVNNYYPNGFGFAVRCGLENFIGDAVAVVMADSSDAPEDIVSYYHKLQEGYDCVFGSRFIKGGKVIDYPSHKLIVNRLANLFIQILFGLKFNDTTNAFKIYRQEVIEGISPLVSHHFNLTVEIPLKAIARGYSYTTIPITWRNRTTGVSKLKLKEMGSRYLFIVLYIWLEKHLSRGDYHLSKNKLVVNQRLKSNG, encoded by the coding sequence ATGCTAAAAAAAATGTTTCGCTCAAAAATACTAAAGTTTTTACTAGGTGGCGGGTTAGCAGCAGCCTTAAATTTAGCGCTTATTTATTTAATAATTGAAAAGCTAGGATTCAATACACCTTTTTTGCGTAATATAGCGAATGTAATTTCAATTGAAATCTCCCTAATATTTAGTTTCTTTATATACCGAACTTGGGTTTGGACTGGGGGTATTTGGAATATTAGAGAAGTTTTTTTACGACAACTTCCTCTTTACCATGTTTCGGCTGGAGTTGCAGTGATTACTCGCATTTTCTTTATCTTTCCTATTTTAGATTGGTTGAGAATTAACTATGCCATCAATACTTTAATAGGCGCACTTTTGAGCGCATCAATTAATTATCTGATTAGCGACCGCTTTGTATTTAAAACCCCAATAGCAAAAAATTATAAAAATTCACAGGCAGAAAAAATATCAGTTACATATTACCCAGAATCATTAGCTCCAGCCCTATCAGTAAATTCTAGCTTCAGAAAAGATGAGTCAATAACGATAGATACTTCAAAATCTGTCAAGACTTTATCAATAGTAATTCCAGCCTACAATGAAGAAGACTGCATAGTTCAAACTGTTGATACTATTAGCAAGGTTTTGGAACAAGAAAAAATAGATTACGAAATTTTAGTTGTTAACGATAACAGCAAAGATAAAACAGAAGAACTATTACAGCAGATGAATTTTCAAAATAATAAGCTGCGTTATGTCAATAATTATTATCCTAACGGCTTTGGCTTTGCAGTTCGCTGTGGGTTAGAAAATTTTATAGGTGATGCTGTAGCGGTTGTTATGGCAGATAGTTCAGATGCACCAGAAGACATCGTATCTTACTACCATAAACTTCAAGAGGGCTATGATTGTGTTTTTGGTTCTCGTTTTATTAAAGGCGGTAAAGTAATTGACTATCCAAGTCATAAATTAATTGTAAATCGCTTGGCTAATCTTTTCATTCAGATACTATTTGGCTTGAAATTTAACGACACTACTAATGCCTTTAAAATTTATCGTCAAGAAGTTATTGAAGGTATCTCCCCATTAGTATCTCATCATTTCAATTTAACAGTAGAGATACCACTAAAAGCCATAGCAAGAGGGTATTCTTATACAACTATTCCTATTACCTGGAGGAATAGAACCACAGGAGTTTCTAAGCTAAAGCTAAAAGAAATGGGCAGTCGATATTTGTTTATAGTTCTCTATATCTGGCTAGAAAAACATTTATCACGCGGAGATTATCATCTAAGCAAAAATAAACTGGTAGTAAATCAAAGGTTGAAATCAAATGGCTGA
- a CDS encoding glycosyltransferase family 2 protein produces the protein MNQQKPISVSIILVNYNGVDILPNCLNSIQKFIDIPNHEIILVDNASNDGSAELVEANYPQIRLVKQLENRGFGAGNNAGAKLASGEFLFLLNTDTVLNSNIIPPLIELMQADPQVGIIGPKLLNPDGSLQISVSPALGIKGEYQARRLHQAYQNISQQNLIEQKFQEIREVDIVVGAAFFIRSSLFHELGGFDENFFMYFEESDLCQRAQYQGYKIIYMPHVSLIHLKGYSIQKVANAMSIEYRRSQIYFYQKHRPVWEQLLLRVYLFYKFFGEFITTANPNSLKIIVLLFTIKKNAVKVSVSN, from the coding sequence ATGAATCAGCAAAAACCTATCTCAGTATCGATTATTTTAGTTAACTATAATGGAGTAGATATTCTACCTAATTGCTTAAACTCCATACAAAAATTTATTGATATACCTAACCATGAAATCATTCTTGTAGACAATGCTTCTAACGACGGCAGTGCTGAATTAGTTGAGGCAAATTATCCCCAAATTCGCTTAGTTAAACAGTTAGAAAATAGAGGTTTTGGAGCAGGGAATAATGCAGGTGCAAAACTTGCTAGTGGAGAATTCTTATTTTTATTAAATACTGATACTGTACTTAATAGTAATATTATACCGCCTTTAATTGAATTGATGCAAGCAGACCCACAAGTAGGAATTATTGGCCCAAAACTACTAAATCCAGATGGAAGCTTACAAATTTCTGTTTCGCCAGCATTAGGAATTAAAGGTGAATATCAAGCTCGTCGGCTTCATCAAGCTTATCAAAATATCTCTCAGCAAAATTTGATTGAACAGAAATTTCAAGAAATTCGAGAAGTCGATATTGTTGTAGGGGCTGCTTTTTTTATTCGCTCAAGTTTATTTCATGAATTAGGTGGATTTGACGAAAATTTTTTCATGTATTTTGAAGAATCAGATTTATGCCAAAGAGCGCAGTATCAAGGATATAAAATTATCTACATGCCTCATGTATCTTTGATTCATTTGAAAGGATATTCGATACAGAAAGTTGCTAATGCAATGTCTATTGAATATAGACGTAGCCAGATTTATTTTTATCAAAAACATCGTCCTGTCTGGGAACAACTACTGTTACGCGTATATCTTTTTTATAAATTTTTTGGTGAATTTATAACTACAGCTAATCCTAACAGTCTAAAAATTATTGTTTTGTTATTTACTATAAAAAAAAATGCCGTTAAAGTATCTGTATCTAATTAA
- a CDS encoding glycosyltransferase family 2 protein: MPFNYSIDIPIANVVTVGQGTYIPFSGWCLDTENQIRGISVGVDNKIHSLTHVNDLRTDVFAAYKSISPAYKSLSSGFYGMIPFAKDDIGKKLKLTLNFYYSDHVHSLDMGFVYCQSNNVVETVSKLKINSNLNEPLIAICMATYNPKIDNFKKQIDSILNQTHKNWILIVNDDKSSQKSFKELCKVCEIDQRIHVYRNESNLGFYKNFERALERVGDVAEYIALSDQDDYWYTNKLSSCLASMEPDVSLVYSDMRIVKGNGEVISNSYWVNRQNYYEDISMLLLANTVTGAACLFRRSLVKILLPFPYPMGEIFHDQWLSIVARSMGRIAYIDEPLYDYIQHGSNIIGHADFQAASPLERLFKLFKLTTQFIFSPRGSIKANLKAYVERGWAIYQYEFRRLELMATNLRFRVGDKAVTDLSILDMFNDRWFSIFPLLKKHILLIQTHTTNHAEWRLLQSRVLVTLSKRLVLSLNQLSAATKRTSKILAEPGFEITDKKDRFFQTALEAKIAPLELDISESQSIRVNILIPEINFKYLFGGYIAKFNFAILLAKAGLKVRLVIVDKCDFHPQEITEGMIQYPGLQDLLSYIEISLHYNREVTLSVNPLDSFIATTWWTAHIAHQASTQLGHPEFLYFIQEFEPFTFSMGAYFAIARQSYDFPHSALFSTALLMEYFQQQNIGVFASGHKHSPLIASFENAIQTFELPALPPKKAAKKLLFYSRPETHAARNMFEVGLMALNKAIVSGIFDAEDWEFYGIGTEKLRPSVPLANGRSLQMLGKVSLDEYCELLPEHDLGLALMYTPHPSLLPLEMAAAGMVVVTNTCINKTAERLKEISSNILAAEPTADGVAETLAKAVILSQDWNFRLTGSKVNWSSSWEQTFDSELISKIKKKLSHEDRYV; encoded by the coding sequence ATGCCATTTAATTATTCTATCGATATCCCAATTGCAAACGTAGTGACTGTAGGACAGGGTACTTACATTCCATTTTCAGGTTGGTGCTTAGATACAGAAAACCAAATTAGAGGCATATCAGTCGGTGTAGACAATAAAATTCATTCACTTACACATGTTAATGATTTGAGGACTGATGTATTTGCTGCTTATAAATCTATATCTCCCGCTTATAAAAGCCTGAGCTCAGGTTTTTATGGAATGATTCCTTTTGCAAAAGACGACATCGGTAAAAAACTAAAACTAACTCTGAATTTTTACTATAGCGATCATGTACATTCCTTAGATATGGGATTTGTGTACTGTCAATCAAACAATGTAGTAGAAACAGTATCTAAATTAAAGATAAATTCTAATTTAAATGAGCCTTTGATTGCAATTTGCATGGCTACATATAACCCGAAAATCGATAATTTTAAGAAGCAAATAGATTCTATTCTCAACCAAACCCATAAAAACTGGATTCTTATAGTTAATGATGATAAATCTTCACAAAAGTCCTTTAAAGAACTTTGCAAAGTATGCGAAATAGATCAACGCATTCATGTTTATCGTAACGAATCAAATCTAGGGTTTTATAAAAACTTTGAAAGAGCTTTAGAAAGGGTTGGTGATGTTGCTGAATATATTGCACTTTCCGATCAAGATGATTATTGGTATACAAATAAACTCAGCAGCTGTTTAGCCAGTATGGAACCGGATGTCAGTTTGGTTTATTCTGATATGCGTATTGTTAAGGGAAATGGAGAAGTAATCTCTAATAGTTACTGGGTTAATAGACAAAACTACTATGAAGATATTTCCATGTTACTGCTAGCGAATACTGTTACTGGTGCAGCTTGCTTGTTTCGCCGTAGTTTAGTGAAAATTTTGTTACCTTTTCCCTATCCTATGGGAGAAATATTCCACGATCAGTGGTTATCAATAGTAGCAAGGTCTATGGGAAGAATAGCCTACATTGATGAGCCACTATACGATTACATACAGCATGGCTCAAATATAATTGGCCACGCTGACTTCCAAGCCGCTTCACCACTAGAACGTCTATTTAAATTATTTAAGCTAACAACACAATTTATTTTTAGCCCCCGTGGTTCTATTAAAGCAAACTTAAAAGCTTATGTTGAAAGGGGATGGGCAATTTATCAATATGAATTTCGTAGGTTGGAACTTATGGCAACTAACCTGCGTTTCCGAGTAGGAGATAAAGCTGTAACCGATCTTTCTATATTGGATATGTTCAATGATAGATGGTTCTCTATTTTTCCTTTATTAAAAAAACATATATTACTGATACAAACACATACAACCAATCATGCTGAGTGGCGATTACTCCAATCTCGTGTTTTAGTAACTCTATCTAAACGTTTAGTATTAAGTTTAAATCAACTATCAGCCGCCACAAAGCGGACATCTAAGATTCTTGCTGAACCAGGGTTTGAAATTACAGACAAAAAAGATAGATTTTTTCAAACAGCACTAGAAGCAAAAATCGCACCTTTAGAATTAGACATTAGTGAATCTCAGTCAATTCGCGTTAATATTTTGATTCCAGAAATTAATTTCAAATATTTATTTGGTGGATATATTGCTAAATTTAATTTTGCGATTTTATTAGCTAAAGCTGGATTAAAAGTTCGGTTAGTTATTGTTGATAAGTGCGACTTTCACCCGCAGGAGATTACAGAGGGTATGATACAATACCCAGGGCTGCAAGATTTATTAAGTTACATTGAGATATCGCTTCATTATAATCGTGAAGTTACACTGTCTGTTAATCCTCTTGATTCATTTATTGCCACAACTTGGTGGACTGCTCACATTGCTCATCAGGCATCTACTCAATTAGGACATCCAGAATTTTTATACTTTATTCAAGAATTTGAGCCATTTACATTTTCTATGGGGGCTTACTTTGCTATAGCTCGTCAGTCGTATGACTTTCCCCATTCAGCATTATTCTCAACCGCTTTGTTAATGGAGTATTTTCAACAGCAAAACATAGGGGTATTTGCATCGGGACATAAACATTCACCATTAATTGCATCTTTCGAAAATGCAATTCAAACTTTTGAATTGCCTGCATTACCTCCAAAAAAAGCTGCAAAAAAGTTGCTTTTTTACAGTCGCCCTGAAACTCATGCAGCACGCAATATGTTTGAGGTTGGTTTGATGGCACTAAATAAGGCAATAGTGTCTGGCATCTTTGATGCCGAAGATTGGGAATTTTACGGCATTGGAACTGAGAAATTAAGACCATCCGTACCTCTTGCAAATGGGCGATCTTTGCAGATGTTAGGTAAGGTAAGCTTAGATGAATACTGCGAGTTACTTCCAGAACACGATTTAGGGTTGGCTCTCATGTATACTCCTCACCCCAGTTTGCTACCTTTAGAAATGGCAGCAGCAGGTATGGTGGTAGTAACTAATACCTGTATTAATAAAACAGCAGAACGCCTCAAAGAGATATCAAGTAATATACTAGCTGCGGAACCTACAGCAGACGGAGTGGCGGAAACTCTTGCGAAAGCTGTTATCCTGTCCCAGGATTGGAATTTCCGTCTAACAGGCTCAAAAGTCAATTGGTCTTCTTCATGGGAACAAACATTTGATAGCGAATTGATATCTAAAATCAAGAAAAAACTTAGCCATGAAGATAGATATGTGTGA
- a CDS encoding glucose-1-phosphate thymidylyltransferase, giving the protein MKALILSGGKGTRLRPLTYSGAKQLVPVANKPVLWYGIEEMVAAGITDIGIIISPETGAEVQGKTGNGEYFGANITYIVQEQPLGLAHAVQIAHPFLENSPFVMYLGDNLIQLGELRYFLQQFSQQQPDALILLRSVANPSAFGVAEVDDTGRVLQLIEKPKVPPSNLALVGVYFFSHLIFDAIANIQPSARGELEITDAIQYLINQNKQVLAYNLQGWWLDTGKKDDLLEANRLILDTYLTASVLGEIDAQSQIIGRVQIGAKSKVINCTIRGPVVIGSNCHLENCFIGPYSSIANNATLIDTDLEHSVILEGAKIAGIHQRIIDSVIGQRAQLTLAPRRPKALRFLIGDDCQIELT; this is encoded by the coding sequence ATGAAAGCACTAATTCTCTCTGGTGGAAAAGGTACACGCCTACGTCCCCTTACTTATAGCGGAGCCAAACAACTCGTACCAGTTGCTAATAAACCTGTTTTATGGTATGGCATTGAAGAAATGGTCGCTGCTGGGATTACTGATATTGGTATTATCATCAGCCCGGAAACTGGAGCAGAAGTCCAAGGGAAAACCGGAAATGGAGAATACTTTGGAGCAAACATAACCTACATCGTACAAGAGCAGCCACTCGGACTTGCTCACGCCGTCCAAATTGCCCATCCGTTTTTAGAAAATTCTCCCTTTGTCATGTACTTGGGCGATAACCTAATTCAACTAGGTGAATTACGTTACTTCCTGCAACAATTTAGCCAACAACAGCCAGATGCTTTGATTCTCTTGCGTTCAGTTGCCAACCCTAGCGCCTTTGGTGTGGCTGAGGTAGATGATACAGGACGGGTATTACAGTTAATTGAAAAACCCAAAGTTCCTCCTTCAAATCTGGCATTAGTAGGGGTTTATTTCTTTTCTCACCTCATCTTTGATGCGATCGCAAATATCCAACCTTCTGCCAGAGGCGAACTAGAAATCACTGATGCTATTCAATACCTAATTAATCAGAATAAGCAAGTTTTAGCATATAATCTTCAGGGCTGGTGGCTTGACACTGGTAAAAAAGATGACTTATTAGAAGCTAATCGATTGATTCTCGATACCTATCTGACAGCATCAGTTCTTGGCGAAATTGATGCCCAAAGTCAGATTATTGGACGAGTCCAAATCGGTGCAAAATCTAAAGTAATTAACTGCACAATTCGGGGGCCAGTAGTCATTGGTAGCAATTGTCATTTAGAAAACTGCTTTATTGGCCCTTATAGTAGCATTGCCAACAATGCGACACTTATTGATACTGATTTAGAACATAGCGTGATTTTAGAAGGTGCTAAAATTGCCGGAATTCATCAGCGCATTATTGATAGTGTCATTGGGCAACGGGCACAATTGACTCTTGCACCTCGCCGCCCCAAAGCCTTGCGATTTCTAATTGGCGATGACTGTCAAATTGAACTAACCTGA
- a CDS encoding NAD-dependent epimerase/dehydratase family protein, with protein sequence MAEKILILGGAGFVGSSLAINLKKHYSQWEIICFDNLRRRGSELNIPRLKNLGIDFIHGDIRSSNDLDPGIFNVDTIIDCSAEPSVLAGFASPQYVLQTNLIGTINVLELARQTQARLLFLSTSRVYPIETLKSINLLQLPTRFSIAVEQTIPGVSYLGIAEEFPLQSYRSLYGTTKLASEMLIEEYRQAYGIQAIVNRCGVITGPWQMGKVDQGVFVLWLAAHYFEKSLSYIGYGGTGKQVRDLLHIEDLLSLINYQLENFSELDGDVLNVGGGADNSLSLLETTRLCETITGKSIPIKSEEIARKGDIPIYITDSSKISSKTGWKPIMNPEKSLRDIYNWIIEYETILKPILS encoded by the coding sequence ATGGCTGAGAAAATTCTGATTTTAGGAGGAGCTGGTTTTGTGGGCAGTTCCTTAGCAATTAATCTAAAAAAGCATTATTCTCAGTGGGAAATTATATGTTTTGATAATCTTCGAAGGCGTGGTTCAGAATTAAATATTCCTAGACTAAAAAATTTGGGAATTGACTTTATTCATGGAGATATTCGCTCTTCTAACGATTTAGACCCTGGAATCTTTAACGTCGATACCATTATTGATTGTTCTGCTGAACCTTCTGTGCTTGCAGGATTTGCTTCTCCACAATACGTCCTACAAACAAATTTAATAGGAACTATTAATGTTCTGGAATTAGCTAGACAAACTCAAGCTCGTTTGCTTTTTCTATCCACCAGTCGGGTTTATCCAATCGAAACACTTAAATCAATTAATTTATTACAACTACCAACCCGCTTTAGCATTGCTGTTGAACAGACAATACCTGGAGTATCTTATCTTGGTATAGCGGAGGAATTTCCACTTCAAAGCTACCGTTCTCTATATGGTACTACTAAACTTGCCTCAGAAATGCTAATCGAAGAGTATCGGCAAGCTTATGGTATTCAGGCAATAGTCAACCGTTGTGGTGTAATTACAGGCCCTTGGCAAATGGGTAAAGTTGACCAAGGTGTTTTTGTTTTGTGGTTAGCTGCACACTATTTTGAAAAATCTTTAAGTTACATAGGCTATGGCGGTACAGGTAAACAAGTTAGAGATTTATTGCACATTGAGGATTTGTTAAGTTTGATTAATTATCAGTTAGAAAATTTTTCAGAACTAGATGGAGATGTTTTAAATGTCGGTGGAGGTGCTGATAATAGTCTATCTCTATTAGAGACTACTAGACTATGCGAGACAATCACTGGTAAATCTATTCCTATCAAATCAGAAGAAATAGCTAGAAAAGGTGATATCCCTATTTATATTACAGATTCTTCCAAGATAAGCTCTAAGACTGGATGGAAACCAATTATGAATCCCGAAAAAAGTCTTAGAGATATTTATAACTGGATTATTGAGTATGAAACAATCTTAAAGCCCATTTTATCCTAA